The following proteins are co-located in the Desulfobacterales bacterium genome:
- the speB gene encoding agmatinase, whose protein sequence is MAGGKGIKGGDITVVGIPSDKNSSYLRGPALAPRRIREALFCESSNMWTEDLIDLGEFSGWEVLDDMRLSSQENVSELIENEIRQLLKRRLRVISLGGDHSITRPIIRAYGKGYQNLNILHLDAHPDLYDEFDGNQYSHACPFARILEENMAIRLVQVGIRTMDGHQYEQAKRFGVEVIEMKDIGKIEQIKFDGPVYLSLDLDCLDPAYAPGVSHHEPGGMSTREVLGIIRNFKGRLVGADIVEYNPERDLHGMTGMVAGKILKEIIGRMLGEASC, encoded by the coding sequence ATGGCAGGGGGAAAAGGTATTAAAGGTGGAGATATCACAGTAGTGGGGATTCCATCCGATAAAAATTCATCCTATCTCAGAGGGCCAGCGTTAGCTCCCAGGCGCATTCGGGAAGCCTTGTTTTGCGAATCGTCAAACATGTGGACCGAGGATTTGATTGATTTAGGAGAATTCTCTGGCTGGGAAGTATTAGACGATATGAGACTATCGAGCCAGGAGAACGTTTCTGAGCTAATAGAAAACGAAATCAGACAATTGCTAAAAAGAAGGCTGCGGGTCATTTCACTGGGCGGGGATCATTCGATTACTCGCCCAATAATTCGTGCCTATGGAAAGGGGTATCAGAATCTGAATATCTTGCATCTGGATGCCCATCCTGATCTTTATGATGAGTTTGATGGCAATCAGTACTCACACGCCTGCCCGTTTGCAAGAATATTGGAAGAGAATATGGCAATAAGATTGGTACAGGTGGGCATACGCACAATGGATGGGCACCAGTATGAGCAGGCAAAACGCTTTGGTGTAGAGGTCATTGAGATGAAGGACATTGGCAAAATAGAGCAGATAAAATTTGATGGCCCAGTATATTTGTCGTTAGATTTGGATTGTCTTGATCCGGCATATGCCCCCGGAGTTTCTCATCACGAACCAGGGGGGATGAGCACTCGAGAAGTCCTGGGGATTATCCGCAATTTCAAGGGGCGATTGGTTGGTGCAGATATCGTTGAATACAATCCAGAACGAGATCTTCATGGTATGACAGGTATGGTGGCAGGAAAAATATTAAAAGAAATCATTGGCAGAATGCTGGGGGAGGCTTCCTGCTGA